A single window of Fibrobacter sp. DNA harbors:
- a CDS encoding 2Fe-2S iron-sulfur cluster-binding protein yields MSNYYNMPKLPTENSPKVEIFVDDKPVMVPGDTNLLEALKAVGIETPHVCYHPYLPVSGNCRQCLVEQEGPRGRMLVIACYT; encoded by the coding sequence ATGAGTAACTACTACAACATGCCGAAACTCCCGACCGAGAACAGCCCGAAGGTGGAAATCTTCGTGGACGACAAGCCGGTGATGGTTCCTGGCGATACGAACCTGCTCGAGGCCCTCAAGGCTGTCGGGATTGAAACTCCTCACGTATGTTACCATCCTTACCTGCCGGTATCGGGTAACTGCCGCCAGTGCTTGGTGGAACAGGAAGGCCCCCGCGGCCGCATGCTCGTGATTGCATGCTACACG